Proteins encoded together in one Streptomyces sp. NBC_01408 window:
- a CDS encoding 4a-hydroxytetrahydrobiopterin dehydratase → MPSEPLSQKEIEDRLRELPGWAFEDDRIFRTYRLGTHFAASALVAHIASVQQELNHHSDLTLGYNTVRLSVNTHDAGGVVTANDFALAERVESLAPAHGAR, encoded by the coding sequence ATGCCGAGTGAGCCGCTGTCGCAGAAGGAGATCGAGGACCGCTTGCGGGAACTCCCGGGCTGGGCCTTCGAGGACGACCGGATCTTCCGTACCTACCGACTGGGCACGCACTTCGCGGCGAGCGCCCTGGTCGCCCACATCGCCTCCGTGCAGCAGGAGTTGAACCACCACTCCGACCTGACCCTGGGCTACAACACGGTCCGCCTGTCGGTGAACACCCATGACGCGGGCGGAGTGGTCACGGCGAACGACTTCGCACTCGCCGAGCGCGTCGAATCCCTCGCCCCCGCCCACGGCGCGCGCTGA
- a CDS encoding FAD-dependent oxidoreductase produces MAGTGSSRRTFMAGAAAGAGALTAPGAAAVPAAAAGTATTAGAAAAATPPNGRSVAVLGGGVAGLTAAHELAERGYAVTVYERRALGGKARSMDVPGSARGGRRPLPAEHGFRFIPGIYHNLPDTMRRIPFPGNPNGVWDNLVAPPEMMFARAGGREDLRAPIPWPGHSAAGLTPDELRRALGGILQTLVRLPAHETAYFVDRALVFLTSCDERRDEVWERTPWWEFVRAGQMSAEYQRILAVGITRNIVATKAEEASTRTVGTLGEAFVFNALGRGADGPPDRILNLPTNEAWIDPWEAHLRTLGVEFKLGWTVREVRYGNGRVSGVVVLDPAGAAQTVTADHYVSALPVEHARRTWSAGLRAADPMLGRCDKLETDWMTGIQFYLTERAPLVHGHLNCIDSAWSLTAIQQAEHWPSRDFPAHYGDGRAVDCLSVDISEWDKPGILYGKTAKQCTREEVAREVWAQLKASLNDTGRTVLADSALHSWFLDPGVDGLGTPNPTNEDELLIHPTGTFHNRPSAGTRVPNFFLSGDYVAVDIDLATMEGANASARAAVNSLLDHDGSAAARCTVTPLYRAPGVEAARRHDRWRYRLGLRNVFDLG; encoded by the coding sequence ATGGCCGGCACGGGAAGTTCCAGGCGTACGTTCATGGCGGGCGCGGCGGCCGGGGCCGGGGCCCTGACGGCCCCCGGGGCCGCGGCGGTCCCGGCGGCGGCGGCCGGCACCGCCACCACCGCCGGCGCGGCCGCTGCCGCGACACCGCCGAACGGCCGCAGCGTCGCCGTACTCGGCGGCGGGGTCGCGGGCCTGACGGCCGCCCACGAACTGGCGGAGCGCGGCTACGCCGTCACGGTGTACGAGCGCCGGGCGCTCGGCGGCAAGGCCCGCAGCATGGACGTGCCCGGCAGCGCCCGCGGCGGGCGCCGGCCCCTGCCCGCGGAGCACGGCTTCCGCTTCATCCCGGGCATCTACCACAACCTGCCCGACACCATGCGGCGCATCCCCTTCCCCGGTAACCCGAACGGGGTGTGGGACAACCTCGTCGCCCCGCCCGAGATGATGTTCGCCCGGGCCGGCGGCCGCGAGGACCTGCGCGCACCCATCCCGTGGCCCGGCCACTCCGCCGCCGGGCTGACGCCCGACGAGCTCCGGCGCGCCCTCGGCGGCATCCTGCAGACCCTGGTCCGCCTCCCCGCGCACGAGACGGCGTACTTCGTCGACCGCGCGCTCGTCTTCCTCACCAGCTGCGACGAGCGGCGCGACGAGGTGTGGGAGCGCACGCCCTGGTGGGAGTTCGTACGCGCGGGGCAGATGTCCGCCGAGTACCAGCGGATCCTCGCCGTCGGCATCACCCGCAACATCGTGGCCACCAAGGCCGAGGAGGCCTCCACCCGTACGGTCGGCACCCTCGGCGAGGCCTTCGTGTTCAACGCGCTCGGGCGCGGCGCGGACGGCCCGCCCGACCGGATCCTCAACCTGCCGACCAACGAGGCGTGGATCGACCCCTGGGAGGCCCATCTGCGCACTCTCGGCGTGGAGTTCAAGCTCGGCTGGACGGTACGCGAGGTGCGGTACGGGAACGGCCGGGTGAGCGGGGTCGTGGTCCTGGACCCGGCCGGGGCCGCGCAGACCGTCACCGCCGACCACTACGTGTCGGCCCTGCCCGTCGAGCACGCCCGCCGCACCTGGAGCGCGGGCCTGCGGGCCGCCGACCCGATGCTGGGGCGCTGCGACAAGCTGGAGACGGACTGGATGACGGGCATCCAGTTCTATCTCACCGAGCGGGCCCCGCTGGTGCACGGACACCTCAACTGCATCGACTCCGCCTGGTCGTTGACGGCGATCCAGCAGGCGGAGCACTGGCCGTCCCGCGACTTCCCGGCCCACTACGGGGACGGCAGGGCGGTGGACTGCCTGTCGGTGGACATCTCGGAGTGGGACAAGCCGGGCATCCTGTACGGGAAGACGGCCAAGCAGTGCACCCGCGAGGAGGTGGCGCGGGAGGTGTGGGCGCAGCTGAAGGCCTCCCTCAACGACACCGGCAGGACCGTGCTGGCCGATTCCGCGCTGCACTCGTGGTTCCTGGACCCGGGCGTGGACGGGCTCGGCACCCCGAACCCCACCAACGAGGACGAGCTGCTGATCCATCCGACCGGCACTTTCCACAACCGGCCGAGCGCGGGCACCCGCGTCCCGAACTTCTTCCTCAGCGGTGACTACGTGGCCGTCGACATCGACCTGGCCACGATGGAGGGGGCCAACGCCTCGGCCCGCGCGGCCGTCAACAGCCTGCTGGACCACGACGGTTCGGCGGCCGCCCGGTGCACGGTGACGCCGCTGTACCGGGCGCCGGGGGTGGAGGCCGCCCGGCGGCACGACCGGTGGCGCTACCGGCTCGGCCTGCGCAACGTCTTCGACCTGGGATGA